CAAAGTAGAAACCATTATTATGCTGATGATGTTTGGATTAGATACGCCGGGTACAAATCCAAATATAGCGATTTGTAGCGCAAAAAGTATCAACACAGTGCTGGCAATTAGGAAAGGTCGCCACAGCTTTGATAAAAACCTGCGCATAGTTGCCGGTAGAACTTTTCGCCACCAGTTAAGAGGACTGTGAATGCACGTAGACATTGCCCATGCAATCATAAAGAACACTACCTGACCTATTCCACCACCAACTAAAAATAACAAGATAAATAACGACAGAAATACTGTAGATGCATGTTTTTTATGCATAAATCCCCATGACCAGATAATGACGGCAATGCCAACCAACATGGCTGCAATACCGGTTATCAGAAAATTTGGAATGATAGTAAAGGCTGGTTCATTTCCATACAGCCACATTCTGTTTGCTTCACCAATAGCATGAATTACATAACCATTTGTTGCTTTATTACCTTGTAGTGCTTCAAAAAAACCATGCCCTACTCCACCTATACCAAAAGTGACACCGAGCGTGGCAACAATTGTTTGAATTGCACGATTGATGTTACCCTGTATCGATTTGTTTGTTTTTATATTTATCATTTATCTATCACCTTGGTTTGTCTGGATAATACATGATTAATCATTTGGTTAATCTTTTGCTTTCGCATCTTTTCATTTGCAAAATCCGTGTCCAAATACCTGCTATAAAGCTCTGGTTCAAGTACAATATGGTGAAACGGAATCATTAATTGCATGGCGATAATATTTAAATCCGATTCATCTAACTCAGTCATTATCTCTTTCAGTATGGGTATGACTAATTTACAAGAGTTCTGACATCCGGATTTAAGTTCTTGTGAAATAGCTATTTTGCATATACTAGGATATTTGAATGCCGCATCCGCTGTAGAGAACAGTATACTGCGTAGTCTTGTTTGTGCATCGGTATCTGCACGGTTATTTGGATTTAATTTCTCAATAACATCACCCATTAGTGACCCTACAACTTGACTAAGCAGATTTTCTTTTGACTGATAATAATAATTGATAAGCGCAAGATTCACACCGGCTTTTAATGCAATCTCTCGTGTTGTTATTTGCTTATCGTTTTTTCCCTCAAGCACTAATTCCATTGCAGCTTGAAATACCTTATCTTTAGCTTTTGATTTATTTAGGTTCATATTATCATACCTTTATTAAACGTTATTTAAACATGTTTTAATCATGTTTAAATTCATGATACATCATACAATAATGATTGTCAATAAATTTTGAATGATTGATTGCTATCCCTAAAGGTAAAGTGGTACAAATGGTAAAAAGATAATAGATTAAATAACTATAGATAATTCGTTAAAGAATAAACAGAACATAATTATCCAAATATCCATGCTTTTAATGGGTACTCATAAGCGTTTAGAAAAATAAAAAACCACTTACCAAAAGGATAAGCGATTTTTTATAGTGTCGATAGTTCCATATAGAAATATAAATTTTATTACATTTAAGTTAGTAAGTAGATTATATAGAAATTTGCATATTTGCATAGATTGATAAATAATAGTTTATGGTTTAGAATATTAATAAGGCTAATGATGGAAGTTTAGCAGTCAAATATTGAATAGCCATACGTTTTTTTGAATAATGATTACGATTGATTTTGTTAACTATTATATGTAGTCAGTATAATTTGATGTATAAGGAGAGATATACTAATATGAATTTGGTATACATAAATATATGATAGCAGTTATTGGAACCAAACAGACAAATGAATTAATTAATAACATTATAGGTGGTAGAAGAAAAGATTTTGATATTGAGTACTTTAACTATACAAATTTGAATCAAATTGAGGCTATCATTCAAAATGATAATATTGAAGGGATTTTATTTAGTGGATTTATTGGCTTAAAAGCATACGAATCACTTGAGAGTAGAACTAATGTACCTTATGATATGATTGGTTCTAATATGATATCTTTTGTAATGTATGTATTGGAAATTCTTTTAAAATATAAAGAATACAGTCTAGAAGAAATTTATTTTGATTATATTGATCTATTGAAACAGTTTTCACCGGATTTTTACAATATGTTTCCTGAGAAACTTGTGAGGTCGGTTAAAACTTTTAAATTTGATAAACTAGAGAACTTCACAAGAGAGAATATATATAATGATATAAAGTCAAAATATGAAGCGGGAGAAATAAAAGTAGCTGTTGTCTCTGCAGCTAAGATTTCAAAAGAGTTAGATGAGTTGGGTATCTTGTATCATATTAATACAATGGTCTATGAAGACGACCTGATCTCAAGTTACAATAGACTGATTAAAGATGTAATTCAACATAAACTTAATACACTTAAATACTTTACTGGAGTAATTGAAATTGATGAAGAACATCAAAAATTATTTTTTGAGAAGGGTGTATTCAATAAT
This Clostridium sp. 'deep sea' DNA region includes the following protein-coding sequences:
- a CDS encoding TetR family transcriptional regulator, which gives rise to MNLNKSKAKDKVFQAAMELVLEGKNDKQITTREIALKAGVNLALINYYYQSKENLLSQVVGSLMGDVIEKLNPNNRADTDAQTRLRSILFSTADAAFKYPSICKIAISQELKSGCQNSCKLVIPILKEIMTELDESDLNIIAMQLMIPFHHIVLEPELYSRYLDTDFANEKMRKQKINQMINHVLSRQTKVIDK